In one Solanum lycopersicum chromosome 11, SLM_r2.1 genomic region, the following are encoded:
- the LOC101258719 gene encoding disease resistance protein RPV1-like isoform X2 codes for MENPSSSSVLLSYRAEDTATAFTDHLYTALIQAGIQTFKQGIDRNWKVSVIILTEGYALCQSCLEQLNVILKGKEKLDRSILPVFYDVDPSDIRKHKGKIGEALGLHEQSSGKESVERWRQALAEIADFGGMVLQNQADGSCVLNIREASKQPNGLVKLQKQILSEILKKDNERVSCVDEGIVKISDAVGGKKVLLVLDDVDDSNQVNAVFGMKSLFYPGSKIVITTRQKRILNPHLVDKVYRVETLGRDESLELFSWHTFGKPHPEEGFLECSNKVMERCGGNPLALRVLGSSLAGKSLDVWQSTINKLKVVPNNRIIELLKISYESLEDNDDRSLFLHIACFFLGKDKDFAVKILDKCEFFTVVGIQNLIDKDLLSVPDGHLVMHELIQDMGREIVRQESLEEPGRRSRLWRHGESFHVLKNKTGTETIEGIILDGNMLKDHEKIRIREFLHTSQPERSWMSIFSSHTMDNLGVPNEDLVTDAFIKMQKLKFLLLSNVQLCGCYKKFPKKLRWLSWHSLRLESLPSDMPLESLIALDLRYSSLKQLWKGPKLIRCLKFLNLSHSYQLGRTPDFSELPNLEQLILERCINLTEVDDSIGYLEGLTLLNLNGCTKLRRIPESICMLKLLETLDVSGCCNLEYAAMDLPAKIADGIGMNQIETSKHVRPWNPVLWLWLWKDKVCRRISSISFPASLVTLGLSECNLGDNAFLHVDLSKLNALKDLNLSGNPISYPPESIIHLSRLEKLSLTACTRLKSISQLPNGVDTVDANDCISLEKVCGLPSSCGVLYINCANLIEMDPYFKLEPLENVNEEILRYLSLSNLEMIRNVAFRLRFDIETLYSNPMALPKFVQNDITNIRCLPPKRLPAQGFYCNSIFSTFLLSEHMPSWFNTKLSEPFHSSFMVPVNQQIRGLSFCFVYTCSESKETVSEGFLPCISISNLSQTMNWKQDPLFIGIPEGDQERMMWLSYWEIGNSLQPGDVIEVSASVGLAKTRFSIKEVGMRIIFLEEQQESAKFDIEEFPSPRHQNLLFVRVFPR; via the exons ATGGAGAATCCATCATCTTCATCTGTGTTGTTGAGTTACAGAGCAGAAGACACTGCTACAGCTTTCACTGATCACCTTTATACTGCTTTAATTCAAGCTGGAATACAAACCTTCAAACAGGGCATCGATCGAAATTGGAAGGTGTCGGTGATTATACTGACGGAAGGATATGCTTTGTGTCAATCGTGTCTTGAGCAGCTTAATGTGATTTTAAAGGGTAAAGAGAAATTAGATCGATCAATTCTACCTGTGTTTTATGATGTGGATCCTTCTGATATTAGGAAGCACAAGGGGAAAATTGGTGAAGCATTAGGTTTACATGAACAAAGCAGTGGAAAGGAAAGTGTAGAAAGATGGAGACAGGCACTTGCTGAAATTGCTGATTTTGGGGGAATGGTATTGCAGAATCAAGCTGATGG CAGTTGTGTGCTTAACATTCGAGAAGCTTCCAAGCAACCTAATGGCTTAGTTAAGTTGCAGAAGCAAATACTTTCTGAAATTCTGAAGAAGGACAATGAAAGAGTATCGTGTGTTGATGAAGGAATTGTAAAGATTTCAGACGCTGTAGGTGGAAAAAAAGTCCTACTTGTTCTTGATGATGTCGATGACTCTAATCAAGTTAATGCAGTTTTCGGGATGAAAAGTTTGTTTTACCCGGGAAGTAAAATAGTCATAACAACCAGACAGAAGCGTATTCTAAATCCTCACCTAGTTGACAAGGTTTATAGAGTAGAGACACTTGGCAGAGATGAATCCTTAGAGCTCTTTAGTTGGCATACATTTGGAAAACCACATCCTGAAGAAGGTTTTCTTGAGTGTTCAAATAAAGTCATGGAACGGTGTGGAGGAAATCCACTTGCACTAAGAGTTTTGGGTTCTTCCCTGGCAGGAAAAAGTCTAGATGTATGGCAAAGTACAATAAATAAGTTGAAAGTTGTTCCTAATAATCGGATTATTGAACTTCTCAAAATCAGTTATGAATCTCTAGAAGATAATGATGATAGGAGTTTATTCCTTCATATAGCCTGTTTCTTTCTCGGGAAGGATAAAGATTTTGCTGTCAAAATACTAGATAAATGTGAATTCTTCACCGTAGTGGGAATTCAGAACCTTATCGATAAGGATCTCTTGTCAGTACCAGATGGTCATCTCGTCATGCATGAATTGATTCAAGATATGGGAAGAGAAATTGTTCGTCAGGAGTCGCTTGAGGAGCCAGGGAGGCGTAGTAGACTGTGGCGTCATGGAGAATCTTTTCATGTATTGAAAAACAAAACT GGTACAGAAACAATTGAAGGCATCATTCTTGACGGAAATATGCTTAAGGATCACGAAAAAATCAGGATTAGAGAATTTCTGCATACTTCTCAACCGGAACGAAGCTGGATGTCCATTTTCTCAAGTCATACCATGGACAACTTGGGAGTTCCAAATGAAGATTTGGTAACTGACGCATTTATAAAAATGCAGAAGCTAAAATTTCTATTGCTTAGCAATGTACAACTTTGTGGATGTTACAAGAAATTTCCCAAGAAGTTAAGATGGTTGTCATGGCATAGCCTCCGGTTAGAATCCCTACCAAGTGACATGCCATTGGAAAGCCTCATTGCATTAGACCTTCGATACAGCAGCTTGAAACAGCTTTGGAAAGGACCAAAG TTAATCAGATGTCTAAAGTTTCTCAATCTCAGCCACTCTTATCAGCTTGGAAGAACACCTGATTTTTCCGAACTTCCGAATCTTGAACAATTAATCCTTGAACGCTGTATAAATCTAACAGAGGTAGATGACTCTATCGGATATCTAGAGGGACTCACTCTGTTAAACCTTAATGGTTGTACAAAGTTGAGGAGGATTCCAGAAAGTATTTGCATGTTAAAATTACTGGAGACCCTTGATGTTTCTGGTTGCTGTAATCTTGAATATGCGGCCATGGATTTGCCAGCCAAGATTGCTGATGGAATTGGAATGAATCAAATAGAAACTAGCAAGCATGTACGACCATGGAATCCTGTCCTGTGGTTGTGGCTGTGGAAGGACAAAGTATGTCGGAGAATTTCCTCAATCAGTTTTCCAGCCTCTCTAGTTACTTTGGGACTTTCGGAATGTAATTTAGGTGATAATGCATTTCTACATGTTGATTTAAGCAAGCTCAATGCTCTGAAAGACTTGAATTTGAGCGGAAATCCAATTTCGTATCCCCCAGAGAGCATTATACATCTTAGCAGACTTGAAAAACTGTCACTAACTGCGTGTACAAGGCTAAAATCAATCAGTCAATTGCCAAATGGTGTTGACACTGTGGATGCAAATGATTGTATATCCTTGGAGAAAGTATGTGGCCTACCTAGTTCATGTGGCGTACTTTACATAAATTGTGCTAATCTGATTGAGATGGATCCTTATTTCAAGTTAGAACCTCTTGAAAATGTAAATGAAGAAATTCTCAGATATTTGAGTCTGTCGAACTTGGAAATGATTAGAAATGTTGCTTTTAGATTAAGATTCGACATTGAGACATTGTATTCCAACCCAATGGCACTTCCAAAATTCGTCCAAAATGATATCACAAACATACGGTGTCTCCCACCTAAAAGGCTTCCAGCTCAG GGTTTTTACTGCAACAGCATCTTCTCCACATTTTTATTGAGTGAACACATGCCAAGTTGGTTTAACACAAAGTTAAGTGAGCCTTTTCATTCATCATTTATGGTGCCGGTTAATCAGCAAATTCGTGGCTTAAGTTTTTGCTTCGTGTATACATGTTCAGAGAGTAAGGAAACTGTATCTGAGGGATTTTTACCATGCATTTCAATCTCTAACTTGTCGCAAACAATGAATTGGAAGCAAGATCCTTTGTTCATAGGTATTCCTGAAGGTGATCAAGAGCGGATGATGTGGTTAAGTTATTGGGAGATCGGAAACTCATTGCAACCCGGTGATGTTATAGAGGTTTCAGCCAGTGTGGGACTAGCTAAAACGCGTTTCAGTATCAAGGAGGTTGGGATGAGAATTATATTCCTGGAAGAACAACAAGAATCAGCTAAGTTTGACATCGAAGAATTTCCGAGTCCACGTCATCAGAATTTGCTCTTTGTTAGAGTCTTCCCAAGATGA
- the LOC101258719 gene encoding disease resistance protein RPV1-like isoform X1, translated as MENPSSSSVLLSYRAEDTATAFTDHLYTALIQAGIQTFKQGIDRNWKVSVIILTEGYALCQSCLEQLNVILKGKEKLDRSILPVFYDVDPSDIRKHKGKIGEALGLHEQSSGKESVERWRQALAEIADFGGMVLQNQADGHESKFIRKIVNVVTNRISRSGLYVAPHLIGIERRTRHINSWMRDGSSDVGLLVVCGMGGIGKTTLAKFIYMSNFYVFEGSSCVLNIREASKQPNGLVKLQKQILSEILKKDNERVSCVDEGIVKISDAVGGKKVLLVLDDVDDSNQVNAVFGMKSLFYPGSKIVITTRQKRILNPHLVDKVYRVETLGRDESLELFSWHTFGKPHPEEGFLECSNKVMERCGGNPLALRVLGSSLAGKSLDVWQSTINKLKVVPNNRIIELLKISYESLEDNDDRSLFLHIACFFLGKDKDFAVKILDKCEFFTVVGIQNLIDKDLLSVPDGHLVMHELIQDMGREIVRQESLEEPGRRSRLWRHGESFHVLKNKTGTETIEGIILDGNMLKDHEKIRIREFLHTSQPERSWMSIFSSHTMDNLGVPNEDLVTDAFIKMQKLKFLLLSNVQLCGCYKKFPKKLRWLSWHSLRLESLPSDMPLESLIALDLRYSSLKQLWKGPKLIRCLKFLNLSHSYQLGRTPDFSELPNLEQLILERCINLTEVDDSIGYLEGLTLLNLNGCTKLRRIPESICMLKLLETLDVSGCCNLEYAAMDLPAKIADGIGMNQIETSKHVRPWNPVLWLWLWKDKVCRRISSISFPASLVTLGLSECNLGDNAFLHVDLSKLNALKDLNLSGNPISYPPESIIHLSRLEKLSLTACTRLKSISQLPNGVDTVDANDCISLEKVCGLPSSCGVLYINCANLIEMDPYFKLEPLENVNEEILRYLSLSNLEMIRNVAFRLRFDIETLYSNPMALPKFVQNDITNIRCLPPKRLPAQGFYCNSIFSTFLLSEHMPSWFNTKLSEPFHSSFMVPVNQQIRGLSFCFVYTCSESKETVSEGFLPCISISNLSQTMNWKQDPLFIGIPEGDQERMMWLSYWEIGNSLQPGDVIEVSASVGLAKTRFSIKEVGMRIIFLEEQQESAKFDIEEFPSPRHQNLLFVRVFPR; from the exons ATGGAGAATCCATCATCTTCATCTGTGTTGTTGAGTTACAGAGCAGAAGACACTGCTACAGCTTTCACTGATCACCTTTATACTGCTTTAATTCAAGCTGGAATACAAACCTTCAAACAGGGCATCGATCGAAATTGGAAGGTGTCGGTGATTATACTGACGGAAGGATATGCTTTGTGTCAATCGTGTCTTGAGCAGCTTAATGTGATTTTAAAGGGTAAAGAGAAATTAGATCGATCAATTCTACCTGTGTTTTATGATGTGGATCCTTCTGATATTAGGAAGCACAAGGGGAAAATTGGTGAAGCATTAGGTTTACATGAACAAAGCAGTGGAAAGGAAAGTGTAGAAAGATGGAGACAGGCACTTGCTGAAATTGCTGATTTTGGGGGAATGGTATTGCAGAATCAAGCTGATGG GCACGAGTCAAAATTTATTCGAAAGATTGTTAATGTGGTTACAAATAGAATAAGTCGGTCAGGTTTGTACGTTGCACCTCACCTAATTGGCATAGAACGCCGGACTAGACATATTAACTCATGGATGCGAGATGGATCAAGTGATGTAGGTCTATTGGTTGTTTGCGGGATGGGTGGCATAGGGAAGACTACACTGGCCAAATTCATCTACATGTCtaacttttatgtttttgaagGCAGCAGTTGTGTGCTTAACATTCGAGAAGCTTCCAAGCAACCTAATGGCTTAGTTAAGTTGCAGAAGCAAATACTTTCTGAAATTCTGAAGAAGGACAATGAAAGAGTATCGTGTGTTGATGAAGGAATTGTAAAGATTTCAGACGCTGTAGGTGGAAAAAAAGTCCTACTTGTTCTTGATGATGTCGATGACTCTAATCAAGTTAATGCAGTTTTCGGGATGAAAAGTTTGTTTTACCCGGGAAGTAAAATAGTCATAACAACCAGACAGAAGCGTATTCTAAATCCTCACCTAGTTGACAAGGTTTATAGAGTAGAGACACTTGGCAGAGATGAATCCTTAGAGCTCTTTAGTTGGCATACATTTGGAAAACCACATCCTGAAGAAGGTTTTCTTGAGTGTTCAAATAAAGTCATGGAACGGTGTGGAGGAAATCCACTTGCACTAAGAGTTTTGGGTTCTTCCCTGGCAGGAAAAAGTCTAGATGTATGGCAAAGTACAATAAATAAGTTGAAAGTTGTTCCTAATAATCGGATTATTGAACTTCTCAAAATCAGTTATGAATCTCTAGAAGATAATGATGATAGGAGTTTATTCCTTCATATAGCCTGTTTCTTTCTCGGGAAGGATAAAGATTTTGCTGTCAAAATACTAGATAAATGTGAATTCTTCACCGTAGTGGGAATTCAGAACCTTATCGATAAGGATCTCTTGTCAGTACCAGATGGTCATCTCGTCATGCATGAATTGATTCAAGATATGGGAAGAGAAATTGTTCGTCAGGAGTCGCTTGAGGAGCCAGGGAGGCGTAGTAGACTGTGGCGTCATGGAGAATCTTTTCATGTATTGAAAAACAAAACT GGTACAGAAACAATTGAAGGCATCATTCTTGACGGAAATATGCTTAAGGATCACGAAAAAATCAGGATTAGAGAATTTCTGCATACTTCTCAACCGGAACGAAGCTGGATGTCCATTTTCTCAAGTCATACCATGGACAACTTGGGAGTTCCAAATGAAGATTTGGTAACTGACGCATTTATAAAAATGCAGAAGCTAAAATTTCTATTGCTTAGCAATGTACAACTTTGTGGATGTTACAAGAAATTTCCCAAGAAGTTAAGATGGTTGTCATGGCATAGCCTCCGGTTAGAATCCCTACCAAGTGACATGCCATTGGAAAGCCTCATTGCATTAGACCTTCGATACAGCAGCTTGAAACAGCTTTGGAAAGGACCAAAG TTAATCAGATGTCTAAAGTTTCTCAATCTCAGCCACTCTTATCAGCTTGGAAGAACACCTGATTTTTCCGAACTTCCGAATCTTGAACAATTAATCCTTGAACGCTGTATAAATCTAACAGAGGTAGATGACTCTATCGGATATCTAGAGGGACTCACTCTGTTAAACCTTAATGGTTGTACAAAGTTGAGGAGGATTCCAGAAAGTATTTGCATGTTAAAATTACTGGAGACCCTTGATGTTTCTGGTTGCTGTAATCTTGAATATGCGGCCATGGATTTGCCAGCCAAGATTGCTGATGGAATTGGAATGAATCAAATAGAAACTAGCAAGCATGTACGACCATGGAATCCTGTCCTGTGGTTGTGGCTGTGGAAGGACAAAGTATGTCGGAGAATTTCCTCAATCAGTTTTCCAGCCTCTCTAGTTACTTTGGGACTTTCGGAATGTAATTTAGGTGATAATGCATTTCTACATGTTGATTTAAGCAAGCTCAATGCTCTGAAAGACTTGAATTTGAGCGGAAATCCAATTTCGTATCCCCCAGAGAGCATTATACATCTTAGCAGACTTGAAAAACTGTCACTAACTGCGTGTACAAGGCTAAAATCAATCAGTCAATTGCCAAATGGTGTTGACACTGTGGATGCAAATGATTGTATATCCTTGGAGAAAGTATGTGGCCTACCTAGTTCATGTGGCGTACTTTACATAAATTGTGCTAATCTGATTGAGATGGATCCTTATTTCAAGTTAGAACCTCTTGAAAATGTAAATGAAGAAATTCTCAGATATTTGAGTCTGTCGAACTTGGAAATGATTAGAAATGTTGCTTTTAGATTAAGATTCGACATTGAGACATTGTATTCCAACCCAATGGCACTTCCAAAATTCGTCCAAAATGATATCACAAACATACGGTGTCTCCCACCTAAAAGGCTTCCAGCTCAG GGTTTTTACTGCAACAGCATCTTCTCCACATTTTTATTGAGTGAACACATGCCAAGTTGGTTTAACACAAAGTTAAGTGAGCCTTTTCATTCATCATTTATGGTGCCGGTTAATCAGCAAATTCGTGGCTTAAGTTTTTGCTTCGTGTATACATGTTCAGAGAGTAAGGAAACTGTATCTGAGGGATTTTTACCATGCATTTCAATCTCTAACTTGTCGCAAACAATGAATTGGAAGCAAGATCCTTTGTTCATAGGTATTCCTGAAGGTGATCAAGAGCGGATGATGTGGTTAAGTTATTGGGAGATCGGAAACTCATTGCAACCCGGTGATGTTATAGAGGTTTCAGCCAGTGTGGGACTAGCTAAAACGCGTTTCAGTATCAAGGAGGTTGGGATGAGAATTATATTCCTGGAAGAACAACAAGAATCAGCTAAGTTTGACATCGAAGAATTTCCGAGTCCACGTCATCAGAATTTGCTCTTTGTTAGAGTCTTCCCAAGATGA